The DNA segment ACCCAGTGAGGAGACGAGGTGACAAGGGCACAGAATCTTGAATGTCttgagagcaggaggaggagaagaaaacacGGTAGGAGTCAGGCTAGGAGTGTGGATTTGGGCCAAGGCAGGACAAAAAGCCAAGGTTAAGGCTGAAAAAGCTCTCCCTGGGAGTGCCTGAACAACAGATTAGGATGACTGGACAGCAGGAAAGATCAGAGGGAGAACCGCCTATGAGACAGGCTCCTCAGCGAAACTCCCATGGGGTGACGCCTCTGGGGCTTGAACCATGAGCCCTTTGAGGGCATTCTAGCTTGGCAGCTCTGGGGTCCTGTGAGTTCTGGTGCAGCTTCTAGAGCTGCACCTCATCCCAGTCACCTCTCCAGTTACTAAATTCCATCTTCTCCCAGCTACAAAGGAGGGAAGCAGTGGAGTGCTGTGGTGAGAGTGCAGACTAGGCCATTGGGTGccctgggtttgagtcccagtTTCTCCTCCACTTCCTAGCTGTGACTTTGCACAACAATTCCTCTGGTccctggtttcctcatctgtggaacGGAGCTATAATAGTTCTTACAtaaggatgggcatggtggctcatgcctataatcccagcactttgggaggctgaggcgggcagatcacctaaggtccggagtttgagaccagcctgaccaacatggagaaaccccgtgtctactaaaaatacaaaattagccaggcgtggtggcacatgcctgtaatcccagctcctcgggaggctggggcagaagaattgcttgaacccgggaggcggaggttgtggtgagccaagattgcgctattgctctccagcctgagcaaccagagcgaaactccatctcaaaaaaaaaaaaaaaaattcttacataaTATGAATTGCTGGGGTTGAAATTATACATTAAAAGGCTAGTTGCACTAAACCCTCACAAATAGGAGCTATTATGATAATGCAGCTGCAAACCTCTCGTGTTTTGGTTCACGTTGTTCCCAAAGTGCCTTTTCTCTGCCTCTCAAATCCTTCCCACACTTCAAAGTCAACAAAtgccaaaaatacaacaaaaatgtgGAGGCCATAGACAATAGTGGAGAAAGAGTATGGTCTTGGGAGCCAGCAGCCTGGGCTTGAATCCTGATTTCTGTCACCTTGGGcaaatttcctcatctgcaagtgGGAAAAGATAAAATCTGCCTCAGAGGGTTATTGTGGAGATACGAGGATTGAGTGagttaatatttgcaaagcactcAGAACACTAActggcatgcagtaggtgctTTACTGATACATGATcgccactcactgcaacctctgcctctcaggtttaagtgattctcctgcctcagcctcctgattacaggcacactccaccatgcctggctaatttttttgtatttttagtagagtggaggtttcaccatgttggtcaggctggtctcgaactcctgacctcaaatgatccgccagtcttggcctcccaaagtgctgggattacaggcgtgagccacccaatGTTATTGTTGGCTACTAATACATGGGTCTTATTTGCCCTCTGCTTGCTTGAAGGACAGGAAACACATTCAACCCATCCTTGAGTCTAGTCCACTGCCTGGCTCATGTTTGGTGCTCATTAAAGTGTCTAGATTGAAATCAACCAGGAGATTGGCCtgctacagtggctcacacctgtcattccagTGTCGCTGTGAAGTTGctgcaggaggactgcttgaggccaggagtttgtcaacatagtgagatctgtctctacagaaaaaaaaaaaaaaattagccaggcctggtggcatgcctgtagtcccagctattcaagaggctgaagcaggaggatcacttgagtctaggatttcaaggctgctgcagtgagctatgatcatgctactgcactctgcTTTGGGAACAGGGGGAAaccctgtttaaaaaagaaaaagaaggccgggcactgtggctcacgctggtaatcccagcactttggtaaggCCGAGGCCGGTgtatcacttgtggtcaggagttcgataccagcctggacaacatggtgaaaccccgtctctactaaaagtacaaaaatcagccgggcgttgtggcggctgcctgtaatcccagctactcgggaggctgaggcaacagaattgcttaaacccgggaggcggaggttgcggtgagccgagatcgcaccactgcactccagtccgggaaatagctccgtctcaaaaaaaaaaaaaaaattgtaataataaatTGCTGATTGGGGCTCGGAGAAGAACAGGCAGTGACTAGAATTCGCCCCTTCCTGAAATATTTGAAGGGTCCTAGCGTTTGCTTTCTTGTTGGAGGCCCAGAAAGCACTGACTTAACGTGTGTGAAAGATTGTAGACAGAGACGGGATAAAGAGCCCCGCGCTGGAAAAAGAGCAGGCTTTGGAATCAGCAGGGTCACGGGCAGTTTCCTTACGGTGTAAACTAggagtaaaaagatcagtgtcCTGCTGAAATGAGAGAGTAATAGTAAAAACTACTATTTACCGAGCACTTCCAGGTACCCGGTATTTATgatcacattttacagatgaggctgaGAGGTTTCCCGACCTGCCCAAAGACACAAAGCAAGTAGAATGTACGAGTGAAGACTCGAACACAGGTCCGTGAATCAATCTCTGCGTGGGGATGGGAGCGGTTCCAGTGATAAGGGCCACTTAATCTGGCCGAGCTGCTCCGGAGCAGCGCAGCAGCCAGCTAATTGGAGCCCCCCCTACAACCCTCCGCCGTCCGCCCTCCGCCGTCCGCCGTCCGCCCTCCGCCGTCCGCCGTCCGCCCTCCGCCCTCCGCCCTCCGCCCTCCGCCCTCCGCCCGCCGCGTGCTTACGTGCGCTCCGTGACTGCGGCGACTGTCGCGGGACTGGAGAGGCAGGACGCATGCGCTCTGCCGTGCCGGAGCGCGCCCCCTCCCGTCGGGGGCCGCAGCGCCAGGATGGGGCGCATGCGCACACCTGGAGGGCGGAGAGCGGTCCAGAGCGAGTGGAAAGGTTTGGGCGAGAACTTGCGCGGGAGCCGGACTGTGCGGTGCGAGCGCGCAGGCGCGGCCGACGGGGCGGGCTGCTACTCCGGAATCTGCTAATCCCAGTCGGTGCCGCATCCCCAGCCCGCCGCCATGGCTGCCTACAAACTGGTGCTGATCCGGCACGGCGAGAGCGCATGGAACCTGGAGAACCGCTTCAGCGGCTGGTACGACGCCGACCTCAGCCCGGCGGGCCACGAGGAGGCGAAGCGCGGCGGGCAGGCGCTACGAGGTGCGGAGGGGCCGGGTGGGGGCTGCGAAGGGCCGGGTGTCCGGCCTCGGAGGCCGCCTGGCTGGCGTCTGCACCCTCCCGGAGAGGGCCGGCACCTTGGGCAGCATCTCTCTTAACAGTTTAGTATGTAGTTGAGAAGATGAGTGCAGAGGGTAGAGTCTACTTGTTCAAGGTCACGCCGTGGAGCATGAGGGGCTGTGCCAGGGGGAGGACCCAGGGCGGTCGCCCCGCAACCCTTTGCGCTCCCCACGACACCACTTCGCAGTTTTCCCTTTCTAGTCTGAACATTTAATATGTCGGggacaggccgggcgtggtggctcacgcctgtaatcccagcatgttgggaggccgaggcgggtggatcacttgcggtcaggatgttcgagaccagctttatcaacgtggtgaaaccccgtctctattgaaaatacaaaattagccgggcgtggtggcgcacgcctgtaatcccagctactcgggaggctgaggcaggagaatcgcttgaacccgggaggcggagattgcaatgagccgagattgcgccattgcactccagcctgggcaacaagagcgaaactctgtccagaaaaaataaaaataataataataagtcgTGGACAGTTTGCCCTAATGGAATCATCTATGGCGGCCAGGTCTTTTTCAGGTTCCCTTAGCGCCAGAAGCGGTTGGTACAGTCTGGTGCTCCTGGAGGACGCCCTGTGCCTTAAAGCAGCTGTAACCAAGGCCTCTCAAGAGGCGGCTACGGATCCTAGCGGATCGACACGCCACACAGCCTCGTCCCCAGCAGTAGGTGGAGGCCCTGGGGGTGCCTAACAAGCCTCAGAACACCAAGAAATCCGCGTGGTTGTGCAGGTCTTTGCTGTTCAGTAACATTCCACAAATAGTGTGTCCAAAACGCATCTGTAGATATaacttgagtgaatgaatgaatgattcgaGTTGCTCCTTCTACCCAACAAAGTAGATAAGATTTTATCCTTCTCATCTTTCCAAGGCCCCTTTATAGTTGGGAAAAGTGAGTATTTGGAAagatgacttgtccaaggtcatatcTGATTCCTAGTCGTGTCCTCGCCCCAGTCCTGGGTGAAGTTAACAGGTAGGTGTGAGGAACTGGTAGGCTTTTGGCTAAGGACGCTGGGCAAAGGTGGAAGTGGCTGTGAGATAATGCTTGCCTATCCAGGCTTGCTCCCGCCCCAGTCTGCTCTTTGTGGTGTTGGAATGCTAATAAGGAAGCATTCCCTGCTGCCGGCACGGCCAAGAATCCCTGGACTGAAGAGGTGCTTCCGCTGATGATAGGGGCAGATCCTCCTTTGCTCCCTTCTAACCTCTGGACAAAGAAGCAGCCATTCACAAGGGTCATTGATGAGGCACAGGTATTTGGCCTCAGATTGCTCTCCTAGCTTCTTGCCTTCACTGTACCATCCTTCTCAAATTAAGCAAAACGCGGGACAGTCTGGTAAATGTAAACCTCtgcggggtggggtgggcaggggagtGAATATTTGAGATGGCCTGGTGTGACCTCATCTTTTAGGAGAGGCTGGGAAATGGAAAGTGCTGGTAAAGGAGGCCATTTTCTTTAGCTCTGTGGCAGGAAGAACTGTATCAGTCCGTGGTAGTTTCCCAATGACTAGTCCACGTTAAACCATGTTGTCTCTATTTGAGACTAATCAAATAGTTAAACTTGTAATCTCTGTAAAATAACAGATcctatttcagttttaaaataaatgttagcattaaattaaaaatttaacagtatagaaaattaaaagatttaacAGTTTAAAAGGtcgaatacatatatataaataattcctcAGTGCTTTAAGTGATAGGGTTTGTACAGCCTTGAATCTGATTTCTGGAGAAAGCTAGTGAGAGCTGAGTTTCCCCATGCATCCTTACTGCTAAGAGAGGGATGGCCTGGGGGAGGATGGAGTCCACACCACACTGTCCACTCCTACCCCTGTGAGTGCCCCTGGCTATGTTTTAGTTTGATGGGCAAGTTAAAGGGAGAGGCTTTATGCTCTGATTCTTCAGTCTCTCTGTTAAGAATCCTAAGCGGAACTTCTTTTCTCCTTGAGGACCTATTTATGTGTCCAAAGTGAGCCGCCTCATTGCAAGTGGAAATAATTGCAGTGAAACAGCCTGAAGCTCTCCAGCATGGGGGCTGAGGCTTGCACTGTGGGTATTCACTTCCGGGTGACTCAGCCTTTTGTTGGGGAGCCATTCCTTTCCTTACAGTTAGGAAGGCGACAGTGAGTGAGTCTACTAGGACTTGTCTGGCGGCTCAGTGATGAGACCTGTTTTTTCTCTTGTGGGTGGTGTGAGTTTTCCTGGTGATTAGTTCTCCCCAGCCCTCACTCAGTAAGAATGAGTTCTTCTTGGCCTCATTCTCATTTGAATGACTGGCAGAAAAATTCACTTCATGTTTTATTAATTACTGTTGCTAACCCCAATATGAAGCAATATCCAGGCAAGTTTGTGCTGAATTTCTAAGAGGGCCTTCTAGCCTAATGGAGAAAAACAGGAATGTTTTCTTGGTCATCAAGGAAAGGGCTATCTCCCCATTATGGTGGGAGGGTGAATAATCTTTaatgaaacaaaatcaataagactgatttttttttttttttttttttttttttgcgtgcgacagagtctcgctctgtcgcccaggctggagtgcagtggcgcgatctcagctcactgcaagctccacctcccggattcacgccattctcttgcctcagcctcctgagtagctgggactacaggcgtccgccaccatgcccggctaatttttttgtatttttagtagagatggggtttcaccatgttagccacgatggtctcaatctcctgaccttgtgatctgcccacctcggcctcccaaagtgctgggattacagacgtgagccaccgtgccgggccaagACTGATTTCTTGGAACCTATTCATTGGGCCAACATAACTCTTGCCACAATAACTACTGTGTATGGAAGACAGATTCATTGATGAATCAGATAgtgcacagcactgggtctttcTTTAGTGAGTGGCTTCTCCTAAACttggtttaacatttaagtaGGTATACTCTGAGGGTACTTGGTATTAGGCTGGAACTTTGTGACTACAGTAGAGAGAAACAATGGATTAGAGTTTGTGATGTGATTTCCATACTCCACAGTGAATACAATTTCATACAACGGACAAATACAAttgcaaacaaatacaaaaacaaaataaaatttcatacaACAAACTGAAGTTTTATCAGTACAGGAAGAGCTCTTCCTGTGTCCTGATTGGGATTTAAGTCCTAATTTTCTTACTTCAGAGTTCTAGTAAAATATCTATTATAAGTGACAAttcccagtctgggcaacatggtgaaaccttgtctctactaaaaatacaaaaattagctggatatggtggcgtgcgcctgtatcctcagcttacttgggaggctcaggagaagaattgcttgaacccgggaggcggaggttgcagtgagccgagaccacgccactgcactccagcctgggtgacagagtgagactccatctcaaaaaaaaaaaaaagaaaaagtgacagTTCTAACtgaaatgcaaacatcaggatCCTTGGGAGTTAGGAAAATGGGGATagctagagatggtggtgaaaaGTTGGATTCTGGAGTCCCACAGCATGGGTTTTAATCTAGGTTTTAACCCACATAATAGCTGTGACCTTGGATAGATTGCAAGGATAAACAAAACAGTTggccaaatattttcttttttggccaAATATTGTCATGTGGACTACTTGTACAGGAGATTGATACGGAAGAACATTTTGGCTCAGAGTAGACCTGGTTAGCTTATCACTTTGAACTTCTGATTTCCAGATGCTGGCTATGAGTTTGACATCTGCTTCACCTCAGTGCAGAAGAGAGCGATCCGGACCCTCTGGACAGTGCTAGATGCCATTGATCAGATGTGGCTGCCAGTGGTGAGGACTTGGCGCCTCAACGAGCGGCACTATGGGGGTCTAACCGGTCTCAATAAAGCAGAAACTGCTGCAAAGCATGGTGAGGCCCAGGTGAAGATCTGGAGGCGCTCCTATGATGTCCCACCACCTCCGATGGAGCCCGACCATCCTTTCTACAGCAACATCAGTAAGGTATGGACAAACAGAGGTTTGGTCACTCCGCCCAGGATCAGGGGCTTTTAGTAGTGTCTGCCTAATCTCACTGAACTTATAATTCATGATAAAATAGTTAATTATAATCCTTCCTTCTCCAGTGAATGACCTTCACTTACTAGAAGATATGGTTGATAGTTTACTATCTCCTTTTTTGTGTTTCCATAGTCAGATTTTATAAAACCCTGTGAATGTGAATGGGCCAAAATCGATACATCATGAAGTCTTTTAACAGATGTAACTGTTAATAAGTGGTGAACTTGGATTCTTTATTGCTTAGGATCGCAGGTATGCAGACCTCACAGAAGATCAGCTACCCTCCTGTGAGAGTCTGAAGGATACTATTGCCAGAGCTCTGCCCTTCTGGAATGAAGAAATAGTTCCCCAGATCAAGGAGGGGAAACGTGTACTGATTGCAGCCCATGGCAACAGCCTCCGGGGCATTGTCAAGCATCTGGAGGGTATGTATGTTTTTTCAGAGGCGCCCTCAAGGAAGGATAAAGCAGAACTGCCACAAATCAGGGACTTGGTAAAAAGGAGTCTAGGGAAGGGCTGGACATGTTAACAGCTTTAGAGATGGTCTAGATTGACTTCTAGTGAAAAAACACCCTCAACACTTGTTTCTCAAAATGTGATCTGCAGAATAGTGACAGCTGGACCCCCTGGGAGCTTGTTATACATGCAGAACCTCGGGTCTCACTCCAGACCTGTTTCAGAATCGGCATCTATTCCCCAGGTGATATGGATACACATTAAAGATTGAGAAGCTCACCTCTAGATTGGTATTGTCAAATGAAACTGCTAGTGAAAATCCTCCTTagctggccaagcacagtggctcatgcctgtaattgcaacacttcgggaggccaaggcaggaggaccacttgaggccaggagtttgagacagcctgggcaacatagtaagactgcatctctacaaaattttaaaaggccaagcacagtggttcatgcctgtactatcagcaccttgggaggccaggagttcaaaaccagcctgagcaacaaagcaagaccttgtctctacaaaagaaaaatgaaaaattagcttgATGTGGtgatgctcacctgtagtcccagctactcaggaggctgaggcgggagatcgcttgagcccagcagtttgaggttatagtgaggtatgattgtgccactacattctagcctgggtgagagagtaagaccttgtctcttaaaaaaaaaaaaaaggaaaacatatatataaaagaaaaaattctcctTAGTCACAACCAGGCACAACTTTACACATGAATCTCAATTTGTATCTTCATCCCCGAGGGCCTAGAGGCCCACGTGTGCTGATTTTTGGTTGGATGGGCTGTACAGGGTATTTGAGATGTGTACAGTCTTGCTTCACTGTGGGCTTCTAGATCCCACTTTGGTAGAGATATCTGGCCATATACCTTGCTGTAGTTTGTTGGTGGTCTATCTTGTATACCTTTCTTGCTTTTCAGTTTAATGGCTGAGAAATAAGTATGGTGGGGGCCATTCCCTGGGTTCAGAAAGGGtgtcttattttaatttctgtcaaAGTCCTTTATCACCTGGAGGACAAAGTAAACCTGGAGGGGTGATGTGGATTTATGTCTTGTGTGGCTGATGATGGTGGATGTTTTCAGGTCTCTCTGAAGAGGCTATCATGGAGCTGAACCTGCCCACTGGTATTCCCATTGTCTATGAATTGGACAAGAACTTGAAGCCTATCAAGCCCATGCAGTTTCTGGGGGATGAAGAGACGGTGCGCAAAGCCATGGAAGCTGTGGCTGCCCAGGGCAAGGCCAAGAAGTGAAGGCCGGCGGGGAGGATACTGTCCCCAGGAGCACCCTCCCTGCCTGTCTTGTCCCTCTGCCCCTCCCACCTGCACATGTCACACTGACCACATCTGTAGACATCTTGAGTTGTAGCTGCAGATGGGGACCAGTGGCTCCCATTTTCATTTAGCCATTTTGTCGCCTGCACCCACTCCCTTCATACAATCTAGTCAGAATAGCAGTTCTGGAGCACAGGTTCTCAGTCTAAGCTATGGAAAAGCTCCCCTTATCCAACAGAGTTTAAAAGTAGTGACTTGGGTTTTTGCGAGTGCTTTGTTTACTAAGGACTTTGGGGAGGAACCATGCTAAGTCATGACCAGTGAGGAGAAGCAACAGAGCCTGTCTGTCCCCATGAGCAGAGTCTGTCCTCTGCTCTTCTGCAGTCAGGCCACTGCCCACTGCCTGGGGGCTCTAGTCATTCCAGTGGAAGACGAATGTA comes from the Pan troglodytes isolate AG18354 chromosome 8, NHGRI_mPanTro3-v2.0_pri, whole genome shotgun sequence genome and includes:
- the PGAM1 gene encoding phosphoglycerate mutase 1: MAAYKLVLIRHGESAWNLENRFSGWYDADLSPAGHEEAKRGGQALRDAGYEFDICFTSVQKRAIRTLWTVLDAIDQMWLPVVRTWRLNERHYGGLTGLNKAETAAKHGEAQVKIWRRSYDVPPPPMEPDHPFYSNISKDRRYADLTEDQLPSCESLKDTIARALPFWNEEIVPQIKEGKRVLIAAHGNSLRGIVKHLEGLSEEAIMELNLPTGIPIVYELDKNLKPIKPMQFLGDEETVRKAMEAVAAQGKAKK